A region of Candidatus Brocadiaceae bacterium DNA encodes the following proteins:
- a CDS encoding aspartate aminotransferase family protein gives MHFDEVRRLFDKHVVANYARQAVAFVRGAGSYLWDTEGNRYIDLMPGWGTTLLGHCHPKVVTAVQRQAAMLLHVDNTFYIPPQGQLAQAVSERSFGGKCFFCNSGAEANEAALKLARIYAEESGRYKVISMLHSFHGRTMAAIRATGQPAYHRGVPHVEGFCYVPMNDLDAVKEAVDDETCAVIVEPIQGEGGVNIATQEFMEGLRALCDQKEMLLIFDEVQTGVGRTGDWFAYQNYGVTPDVMTLAKALASGVPIGAMVARPEVAERLVPGTHASTFGGNPLACAAGLATFQAIEDEDLLSACRRVGEHIHERLTAMAGEFDIVREVRGRGVMWGVDLTRPAGPVFQYCLEQRVRLNCTHTSVLRILPAMNVPRDVLDVGLDVLRDGLARAQAGDI, from the coding sequence ATGCACTTCGACGAAGTACGCCGCCTGTTCGACAAGCACGTCGTGGCCAACTACGCGCGCCAGGCCGTGGCGTTCGTGCGCGGGGCCGGCTCGTATCTCTGGGACACCGAGGGGAACCGCTACATCGACCTGATGCCCGGCTGGGGCACCACGCTGCTGGGGCACTGCCACCCCAAGGTCGTGACGGCCGTCCAGCGCCAGGCCGCCATGCTGCTGCACGTGGACAACACGTTCTACATCCCGCCGCAGGGCCAACTTGCGCAGGCGGTCAGCGAGCGTTCGTTCGGCGGCAAGTGTTTCTTCTGCAACAGCGGCGCCGAGGCGAACGAGGCCGCGCTGAAGCTCGCCCGAATCTACGCCGAGGAGTCCGGCCGCTACAAGGTCATCAGCATGCTGCACTCCTTCCACGGCCGCACGATGGCGGCGATCCGGGCCACGGGCCAGCCGGCCTATCATCGGGGCGTGCCCCACGTGGAGGGCTTCTGTTACGTGCCGATGAATGACCTGGACGCGGTCAAGGAGGCGGTCGACGACGAGACGTGCGCCGTGATCGTGGAGCCGATCCAGGGCGAGGGCGGCGTGAACATCGCCACCCAGGAGTTCATGGAAGGGCTGCGTGCCCTCTGCGACCAGAAGGAGATGCTTCTGATCTTCGACGAGGTCCAGACCGGCGTCGGCCGAACCGGGGACTGGTTCGCCTACCAGAACTACGGCGTCACCCCGGACGTCATGACGCTGGCGAAGGCGCTCGCCAGCGGTGTGCCGATCGGCGCGATGGTGGCCCGGCCCGAGGTGGCCGAGCGCCTGGTGCCCGGCACCCACGCCTCGACATTCGGCGGCAACCCGCTGGCCTGCGCCGCCGGGCTGGCCACGTTCCAGGCCATCGAGGACGAGGACCTTCTGTCCGCCTGCCGCAGAGTCGGAGAGCACATTCACGAGCGCCTGACGGCGATGGCGGGCGAGTTCGACATCGTGCGCGAGGTCCGCGGGCGAGGCGTCATGTGGGGGGTGGACCTGACCCGGCCGGCCGGTCCCGTCTTCCAGTACTGCCTGGAGCAGCGGGTCCGCCTGAACTGCACCCACACCAGCGTTCTGCGCATCCTGCCGGCCATGAACGTGCCGCGGGACGTTCTGGATGTCGGCCTGGACGTGCTGCGCGACGGACTGGCCAGGGCGCAGGCCGGCGACATCTGA
- a CDS encoding 6,7-dimethyl-8-ribityllumazine synthase, translated as MAQLKTHEGNLNAGGKRFALVVSRFNEFFSGRLLSGAEDCLIRHGAAPEDVEVFRVPGSFELPLAARKVAETGRFQAIVCLGAVLRGQTPHFDFVASEAAKGIAQVSLSTGLPVIFGVITTETVEQAVDRSGARAGNRGAEAALAAIEMANLLDGIAGP; from the coding sequence ATGGCGCAATTGAAGACGCACGAAGGCAACCTGAACGCCGGCGGCAAGCGGTTTGCGCTGGTTGTGAGCCGCTTCAACGAGTTCTTCTCCGGCCGTCTGCTCAGCGGCGCCGAGGACTGCCTGATCCGCCACGGGGCCGCGCCCGAGGACGTCGAGGTCTTCCGCGTGCCGGGCTCGTTCGAGCTGCCGCTGGCCGCCCGGAAGGTGGCCGAAACCGGCCGGTTCCAGGCCATCGTCTGCCTGGGGGCCGTCCTGCGCGGGCAGACCCCCCACTTCGACTTCGTCGCTTCGGAAGCCGCCAAGGGCATCGCGCAGGTGAGCCTGAGCACCGGGCTGCCCGTCATCTTCGGCGTGATCACCACCGAGACCGTTGAGCAGGCTGTGGACAGGTCGGGGGCGCGGGCGGGCAACCGCGGCGCCGAGGCGGCGCTGGCCGCCATCGAGATGGCGAACCTGCTGGACGGAATCGCCGGTCCTTGA
- the rmuC gene encoding DNA recombination protein RmuC, with amino-acid sequence MTSVIVAALAGLVVGGAAAWVLASARARATVGAQVAQARGTVGELRGQLLKAEGDLQSLRQTLDAERAARVKAETEQAESARNLQEQRALLEQARIRLTDSFKALSHDALRTNNQAFLELARKSLEALVTDAKGDLGKRQEGIDAMLKPLREALKRYEEQIQAIEHSRQKAYGGLEEQLKGLTAAQQRLEKEAHQLSTALRNPQVRGRWGEISLRRVAELAGMSEHCDFAEQVSVAGDARRGRPDMVVSLPAGRQIVVDAKVPLNAYLEAVGADTEEARARSLAVHARHMRDHMRGLAAKGYWEQFAEAPEFVVMFIPGESFFGAAVDNDPALIEDGMRDGVVLATPTTLIALLRAVAYGWRQEQLAQNAQAISDLGRQVYDRLGTLTGHLSAVGDALQRAAHAYNRTVASMEARLFPAARRFQELGVAAPDSFPAVSHVETSPRTLAAPEAAGDDAGAADDRDDADQAADA; translated from the coding sequence ATGACGTCGGTCATCGTTGCGGCACTGGCGGGGCTGGTCGTGGGCGGCGCCGCGGCCTGGGTCCTGGCGTCCGCACGGGCGCGGGCGACGGTCGGTGCCCAGGTGGCACAGGCGCGCGGCACGGTCGGCGAGCTGCGCGGGCAACTGCTCAAGGCCGAGGGGGACCTGCAGTCGCTGCGGCAGACGCTCGACGCCGAACGGGCGGCGCGGGTGAAGGCGGAGACCGAACAGGCCGAGTCGGCGCGCAACCTGCAGGAGCAGCGCGCGCTGCTGGAGCAGGCCCGCATCCGGCTGACCGACTCGTTCAAGGCCCTCTCGCACGACGCCCTGAGGACGAACAACCAGGCGTTCCTGGAACTGGCCAGGAAGTCGCTCGAGGCGCTCGTCACCGACGCCAAGGGCGACCTGGGCAAGCGCCAGGAAGGCATCGACGCGATGCTTAAGCCCCTGCGCGAGGCCCTGAAGCGCTACGAGGAGCAGATCCAGGCCATCGAGCACAGCCGCCAGAAGGCCTACGGCGGCCTGGAGGAGCAACTGAAGGGCCTGACGGCCGCGCAGCAGCGCCTGGAGAAGGAGGCGCACCAGCTCAGCACGGCGCTGCGCAATCCCCAGGTACGCGGCCGCTGGGGCGAGATCAGCCTGCGGCGCGTTGCCGAACTGGCCGGCATGAGCGAGCACTGCGACTTCGCCGAGCAGGTGTCCGTGGCCGGCGACGCGCGCCGGGGGCGTCCGGACATGGTCGTGAGCCTGCCCGCCGGCCGGCAGATCGTCGTGGACGCCAAGGTGCCGCTGAACGCCTACCTGGAGGCCGTCGGGGCCGACACGGAGGAAGCCCGTGCGCGCTCACTGGCCGTCCATGCGCGCCACATGCGCGACCACATGAGGGGCCTGGCGGCAAAGGGCTACTGGGAGCAGTTCGCGGAAGCGCCGGAGTTCGTCGTGATGTTCATCCCGGGCGAATCGTTCTTCGGTGCGGCGGTCGACAACGATCCGGCGCTCATCGAGGACGGGATGCGCGACGGCGTCGTGCTGGCCACGCCGACGACGCTCATCGCGCTCCTGCGTGCGGTCGCTTACGGCTGGCGCCAGGAGCAGCTTGCGCAGAACGCGCAGGCCATCAGCGACCTGGGCCGGCAGGTGTACGACCGGCTCGGCACGCTGACGGGGCACCTCTCGGCCGTCGGCGATGCCCTGCAGCGGGCGGCCCATGCCTACAACCGGACGGTGGCCTCGATGGAGGCCCGCCTGTTCCCCGCCGCCCGGCGGTTCCAGGAACTCGGCGTCGCCGCGCCCGACAGCTTCCCGGCCGTCTCCCACGTCGAGACCAGCCCGCGCACACTGGCCGCCCCCGAGGCTGCCGGGGACGACGCCGGCGCAGCGGACGATCGCGACGACGCGGACCAGGCCGCCGACGCGTGA
- the recQ gene encoding DNA helicase RecQ — MLRETLRKYWGFEGFLPLQQDAMESVLEGRDSLVVLPTGGGKSLCYQAPAGVLPGTAVVVSPLISLMKDQVDALAECGVAAARYDSSLSTEERRGVMEQFRAGALKMLYVSPERLVSERFTDVLRAGGLSFIAVDEAHCVSMWGHDFRPDYRRLDALKEVFPGIAVHAYTATATQQVREDIVQTLRLEAPRVMVGSFDRPNLVYRARPAENRPAQVRGVIDAHPGQAGIVYCIRRADVDETAAELQSLGYRALPYHAGMEDGARRRNQDAFSRGEADIVVATVAFGMGIDKPDVRYVIHAGMTKTLEEYQQQAGRAGRDGLESECWVFYSGNDYHTWKFILSDSDPEMRRIHMRKLSEMYSFCTDVSCRHRTLVEYFGQPYGKADCGACDFCLGEVACLEDSLETAQKILSCVARLRQRYGAAYTAGVLTGANPERVVQNGHDGLSTYGLLSEYPARQVRNWIEQLLAQRCLTRTAQHKVLKLTREGAEVLRGERTPRLSRPAGGPVRPMLRTEDPWDGVDPDLYGHLRALRKRLADRLGVPAFVVFGDATLRDLCRRRPHTPEEFRAAHGVGDRKCRQYAEPFIEAIRKFERGGQ, encoded by the coding sequence ATGCTGCGCGAGACACTGCGGAAATACTGGGGTTTCGAGGGGTTCCTGCCGCTTCAACAGGACGCCATGGAGAGCGTCCTGGAAGGGCGCGACTCCCTGGTCGTGCTGCCGACCGGAGGGGGCAAATCGCTCTGCTACCAGGCGCCCGCCGGCGTGCTGCCCGGCACGGCCGTCGTGGTGAGCCCGCTCATCTCGCTCATGAAGGACCAGGTGGACGCGCTGGCCGAGTGCGGCGTTGCGGCGGCACGCTACGACAGCAGTCTGTCGACGGAGGAGCGGCGCGGCGTGATGGAACAGTTCCGAGCCGGCGCCCTGAAGATGCTCTATGTCTCGCCCGAACGGTTGGTGTCGGAACGCTTTACGGACGTGCTGCGCGCGGGCGGTCTCTCGTTCATCGCCGTGGATGAGGCGCACTGCGTCAGCATGTGGGGGCACGACTTCCGGCCGGATTACCGGCGGCTCGACGCGCTGAAGGAGGTCTTCCCGGGCATCGCCGTGCACGCCTACACGGCCACCGCGACGCAGCAGGTGCGGGAGGACATCGTGCAGACGCTCCGCCTGGAGGCGCCCCGGGTGATGGTCGGGTCCTTCGACCGGCCCAACCTGGTCTATCGCGCCCGACCCGCCGAGAATCGGCCGGCCCAGGTGCGCGGCGTCATCGACGCCCATCCCGGGCAGGCGGGGATCGTCTACTGCATCCGGCGCGCGGACGTGGACGAGACGGCCGCCGAGCTGCAGAGCCTCGGCTACCGCGCGCTGCCGTACCATGCCGGCATGGAGGATGGGGCGCGCAGGCGGAATCAGGACGCCTTCTCGCGCGGCGAGGCCGACATCGTGGTCGCCACCGTGGCCTTCGGCATGGGCATCGACAAGCCGGACGTGCGCTACGTCATCCACGCCGGCATGACGAAGACGCTGGAGGAGTACCAGCAGCAGGCGGGCCGCGCGGGGCGGGACGGGCTGGAGTCCGAGTGCTGGGTCTTCTACTCGGGCAACGACTACCACACGTGGAAGTTCATCCTGTCCGACTCCGACCCGGAGATGCGCCGGATCCACATGCGCAAGCTGAGCGAGATGTACAGCTTCTGCACCGACGTCTCCTGCCGGCATCGCACGCTGGTCGAGTACTTCGGCCAGCCCTACGGGAAGGCGGACTGCGGGGCCTGCGATTTCTGCCTGGGCGAGGTGGCGTGCCTGGAGGACTCGCTGGAGACGGCCCAGAAGATCCTCTCCTGCGTGGCGCGGCTCCGGCAGCGCTACGGCGCGGCCTACACCGCCGGCGTGCTGACGGGCGCCAACCCGGAGCGCGTCGTTCAGAACGGGCACGACGGGCTGAGCACCTACGGGCTGCTGAGCGAGTACCCCGCCCGGCAGGTGCGGAACTGGATCGAGCAGTTGCTCGCCCAGCGCTGCCTGACACGCACGGCGCAGCACAAGGTGCTGAAGCTCACGCGCGAAGGGGCCGAGGTGCTGCGTGGGGAACGGACCCCCCGCCTGTCCCGGCCGGCCGGCGGGCCGGTGCGCCCCATGCTCCGCACCGAGGACCCCTGGGACGGCGTCGACCCGGACCTCTACGGACACCTGCGGGCGCTGCGCAAGCGCCTGGCGGACAGGTTGGGCGTGCCCGCGTTCGTCGTGTTCGGCGACGCGACGCTGCGCGACCTCTGCCGCCGCCGGCCGCATACGCCCGAGGAGTTCCGCGCGGCCCACGGCGTCGGCGACCGCAAGTGCCGGCAGTACGCCGAGCCGTTCATCGAGGCCATACGGAAGTTCGAACGCGGCGGCCAGTAG
- a CDS encoding MATE family efflux transporter: MVCRVSRPGPSFLAPDRWESSVSHLLRDGVRRRWHAEAGYREILKLAVPLIISTSAWSVQHFVDRMFLAWYSPQAVAAAMPGGMASFAVLSLFIGTAGYVGTFVAQYHGADRPEEIGPVVWQGIYLSAAAACLHLALVPLAGPFFRLVGHEPEVRDMEIAYFQILCLGAGPAVAGNAISGFFAGRGKTWTVMMVNVLVTAVNLVLDYLLIFGRLGFPEMGIRGAALATIIATAVGLCVSAYLLMLPEHARRFGTRSGRRFRPALFRRLIRFGFPSGVQFFIDSAGFTAFILLVGRLGVTELAASNIAMNVNTLAFMPMIGIGMAVSILTGQHLGADRPDVAERGAWSGFHLTLAYMTGIATAYILLPGVFLAPYAARMSAADVALLRPTVVILLRFVALYSLFDGLNIIFASVIKGAGDTRFVMQMILMVSLGVLVVPSYVALQVLGRGLYTLWAFLAAYVIVLGLVFLMRFLGGRWKSMRVIEPPVAAVPPAVPDAPTRQV, from the coding sequence ATGGTCTGCCGGGTGTCGCGGCCCGGCCCCTCCTTTCTGGCCCCCGATCGCTGGGAGTCCTCCGTGTCGCATCTTCTGAGGGACGGCGTCCGGCGCCGCTGGCACGCCGAGGCCGGGTATCGCGAGATACTGAAGCTCGCCGTGCCCCTCATCATCAGCACCAGCGCCTGGAGCGTCCAGCATTTCGTCGACCGCATGTTCCTGGCGTGGTACAGCCCCCAGGCGGTGGCGGCCGCCATGCCGGGCGGCATGGCCAGCTTCGCCGTCCTGAGTCTGTTCATCGGCACGGCCGGGTACGTGGGCACGTTCGTGGCGCAGTACCACGGGGCGGACCGCCCGGAAGAGATCGGCCCGGTCGTCTGGCAGGGCATCTACCTGTCCGCCGCCGCCGCCTGCCTGCACCTGGCGCTCGTTCCCCTGGCGGGTCCGTTCTTCCGCCTTGTCGGCCACGAGCCGGAAGTCCGGGACATGGAGATCGCCTACTTCCAGATCCTCTGCCTCGGTGCCGGACCGGCCGTCGCCGGCAACGCGATATCGGGCTTCTTCGCGGGACGCGGCAAGACGTGGACCGTCATGATGGTGAACGTCCTGGTCACGGCGGTGAACCTGGTCCTGGATTACCTGCTGATCTTCGGCCGCCTCGGGTTCCCTGAGATGGGCATCCGGGGCGCCGCCCTGGCCACGATCATCGCCACGGCGGTCGGGTTGTGCGTCTCCGCGTATCTGCTGATGCTGCCCGAGCACGCCCGGCGCTTCGGGACGCGGTCCGGCCGGCGCTTCCGGCCGGCGCTGTTCCGCCGGCTCATCCGCTTCGGCTTCCCGAGCGGCGTTCAGTTCTTCATCGACTCGGCCGGTTTCACGGCGTTCATCCTGCTGGTCGGGCGCCTGGGCGTCACGGAACTGGCCGCCAGCAACATCGCCATGAACGTCAACACGCTGGCCTTCATGCCCATGATCGGCATCGGCATGGCCGTATCCATCCTGACCGGTCAGCATCTCGGCGCCGACCGGCCGGACGTCGCCGAGCGCGGCGCGTGGTCGGGGTTCCACCTGACCCTGGCGTACATGACGGGCATCGCGACGGCCTACATCCTGCTGCCGGGGGTGTTCCTGGCGCCGTACGCGGCCCGCATGTCGGCCGCCGATGTCGCCCTTCTGCGCCCCACGGTGGTGATCCTGCTCCGGTTCGTGGCCCTGTACTCGCTCTTCGACGGCCTCAACATCATCTTCGCGTCCGTGATCAAGGGGGCCGGGGACACCCGGTTCGTCATGCAGATGATCCTGATGGTGTCGCTGGGGGTGCTGGTCGTGCCCTCCTACGTCGCCCTGCAGGTGCTGGGTCGGGGGTTGTACACCCTGTGGGCGTTTCTGGCGGCGTATGTCATCGTTCTGGGCCTCGTCTTCCTGATGCGGTTCCTGGGGGGCCGATGGAAGTCCATGCGCGTCATCGAGCCGCCGGTGGCGGCTGTGCCTCCCGCCGTCCCGGACGCGCCGACGAGGCAGGTCTGA
- the nusB gene encoding transcription antitermination factor NusB: MKSQTLARELALKTLYRHDLLGGRPQADLVAFCVEHGEAAVAAEAIEIVKGCLEHAEALDDLIRRTAENWDLERMAATDRNVLRIGIYELLFRHRTPPKVAIDEAIELAKKYSTQNSPTFVNGILDRIYTTRVLHAHGEGARPGVADGDPMVRCDLHVHSTASDGSVAPCELPGLAARAGLAAIALTDHDSVEGVAEAREAAESLGIELVPGIELTAYAPREASMAEVHIGGLFVDPSHPDLLASLRGLRRGRVERVEAMVRALARLGVLVDAEAVLKRSQGGAVGRVHVAQEVVARGYCSDLREVFDRYIGQDGPAHVRKKDMSPGQAIDLIHTAGGCAVLCHPGLGGGVDHLIDDLVAAGLDALEVHCPAHTAEDEKRYMDIARERGLLIAGGSDFHGEAKPDVKLGQEAVSGIELELIRRRASAPSR; this comes from the coding sequence GTGAAATCGCAGACCCTCGCGCGTGAACTGGCCCTCAAGACCCTCTACCGGCATGACCTGCTCGGCGGGCGGCCCCAGGCGGACCTGGTCGCCTTCTGTGTGGAGCACGGCGAGGCCGCCGTCGCCGCCGAGGCCATCGAGATCGTCAAGGGCTGCCTGGAGCACGCCGAGGCGCTGGACGACCTGATCCGCCGCACGGCCGAGAACTGGGACCTGGAGCGCATGGCTGCCACGGACCGCAACGTCCTCCGCATCGGCATCTACGAGCTGCTTTTCCGGCACCGGACGCCGCCCAAGGTCGCCATCGACGAGGCGATCGAACTGGCCAAGAAGTACAGCACGCAGAACTCGCCCACGTTCGTCAACGGCATACTGGACCGCATCTACACCACGCGCGTCCTGCATGCGCACGGCGAGGGCGCGCGGCCGGGCGTCGCCGACGGGGACCCCATGGTGCGCTGCGACCTGCACGTCCACTCGACCGCCTCGGACGGCTCGGTCGCCCCGTGCGAACTCCCCGGGCTGGCCGCACGGGCCGGCCTGGCGGCCATTGCGCTGACGGACCACGACTCGGTCGAGGGCGTCGCCGAGGCCCGCGAGGCGGCCGAGTCGCTCGGCATCGAGCTTGTGCCGGGCATCGAGCTGACCGCCTATGCGCCCCGCGAGGCGTCCATGGCGGAGGTGCACATCGGCGGCCTGTTCGTCGATCCGTCGCACCCGGACCTGCTCGCCAGCCTGCGCGGGCTGCGGCGCGGGCGCGTGGAGCGCGTCGAGGCTATGGTGCGGGCGCTGGCGCGGCTCGGCGTGCTGGTGGACGCCGAGGCGGTGCTGAAGCGTTCGCAGGGAGGCGCCGTCGGGCGTGTGCACGTCGCCCAGGAGGTGGTGGCGCGCGGCTACTGCAGTGACCTGCGCGAGGTTTTCGATCGCTACATCGGCCAGGACGGCCCCGCCCACGTGCGCAAGAAGGACATGAGCCCCGGGCAGGCGATCGACCTCATTCACACGGCGGGCGGGTGCGCGGTCCTCTGCCATCCGGGCCTCGGCGGAGGCGTCGACCACCTGATCGACGACCTTGTCGCCGCAGGGCTGGACGCCCTGGAGGTGCACTGCCCCGCCCACACGGCCGAGGATGAGAAGCGCTACATGGACATCGCGCGCGAGCGCGGCCTGCTGATCGCCGGGGGGAGCGATTTCCATGGCGAGGCCAAGCCCGACGTGAAGCTGGGCCAGGAGGCCGTCTCGGGCATCGAACTGGAGCTGATCCGGCGGCGCGCGTCCGCCCCGTCCCGTTGA
- a CDS encoding DUF4175 domain-containing protein, with protein sequence MAQPVDVLLLRMRMAQLRRRLRLAMVLRGAGRTAWVLAAVALADCALDRAFLLPGGARLALMAAGAAVVAWRLARDLVWPLLRPLPDAALALEVEGRWPGPPDLFAAALWLAEERGLGADALRRSVLARAGRAARGLSAGGLVQWRPVRRSLAAAGALLALAAGLAFAQPRAAALWAQRNLLLRNVPWPPRTRLAFVELPEVAPRGEPVRVSVHADGAVPRSGRLTLTGLQSATTRTLAMARTGGNRLEAESAGLEESVHVAVRAGDGRLDGRRIMVRERPHVTAARLVVRPPPYIAPEPVILPWNTPAFSVPVGSEATIVLDASAPLSDARCRADGAPAPAPEWDGEARVRFTLPVHADVHCAIALTDAFGLESAAPLVADITAVPDRAPQVRLAADGVGDLVLPTARLPLLVHVQDDYGAVGVRLEVTHEDGADAHSLPDMAVWQGPARAFVRERAVVDLSDLGLEPGGRLVIRAAARDACTVGGPNEGRSAPTTFRLVRGRELLAALLLRQLDLRRDLEDYLSEQRRLLRDVPAAGALARRQSALGGLLGLVGDAYADVLAQMLNNGILTDADHAARSAAVVAPLRRLAAPGGAVALAADALGRADTPAAAQAMGEIAAQLDAVRTRMLLMEGYASVLTSVEELAESQADLLRRTRAEQARALESLWDE encoded by the coding sequence GTGGCCCAACCGGTCGATGTCCTGCTGCTCAGGATGCGCATGGCGCAGTTGCGCCGCCGGCTCCGGCTGGCCATGGTCCTGCGGGGGGCCGGCCGGACGGCGTGGGTCCTGGCCGCCGTCGCACTGGCGGACTGCGCGCTCGACCGCGCGTTCCTCCTGCCCGGGGGCGCACGGCTGGCGCTCATGGCGGCCGGGGCGGCCGTGGTGGCGTGGCGCCTCGCGCGCGACCTGGTGTGGCCCCTTCTGCGCCCGCTCCCCGATGCCGCCCTGGCACTGGAGGTCGAGGGGCGGTGGCCGGGCCCGCCCGACCTGTTCGCCGCCGCGCTCTGGCTGGCCGAGGAACGCGGCTTGGGGGCCGATGCGCTGCGCCGTAGCGTGCTGGCACGCGCCGGCCGCGCCGCCCGGGGCCTCTCCGCCGGCGGCCTCGTGCAGTGGCGGCCCGTGCGGCGGTCGCTCGCCGCCGCCGGCGCGCTCCTGGCGCTGGCCGCCGGACTGGCCTTCGCCCAGCCGCGCGCGGCCGCCCTGTGGGCGCAGCGCAACCTGCTGCTTCGGAACGTGCCCTGGCCCCCGCGCACGCGCCTGGCATTCGTCGAGCTGCCCGAGGTCGCCCCGCGCGGCGAGCCCGTACGCGTAAGCGTGCACGCCGACGGCGCCGTCCCGCGCAGCGGGCGGCTGACGCTCACGGGGCTGCAGTCCGCAACGACGCGCACGCTGGCCATGGCGCGCACCGGAGGCAACCGCCTCGAGGCCGAATCGGCCGGCCTCGAGGAGTCCGTGCACGTGGCCGTGCGCGCGGGCGACGGCCGCCTGGACGGCCGCCGGATCATGGTCCGGGAGCGCCCGCACGTGACCGCCGCGCGCCTGGTCGTGCGCCCGCCCCCTTACATCGCCCCCGAGCCGGTCATCCTGCCCTGGAACACGCCGGCCTTCTCGGTGCCCGTCGGCAGCGAGGCCACGATCGTGCTGGATGCCTCTGCGCCGCTCTCCGACGCGCGCTGCCGTGCGGACGGAGCCCCCGCACCGGCGCCCGAGTGGGACGGCGAGGCGCGCGTGCGCTTCACCCTGCCCGTGCATGCCGACGTGCACTGTGCGATCGCGCTCACGGACGCGTTCGGGCTCGAATCGGCCGCACCGCTCGTGGCGGATATCACGGCCGTGCCCGACCGCGCGCCGCAGGTGCGCCTGGCCGCCGACGGCGTGGGCGACCTGGTGCTGCCGACGGCGCGGCTGCCGCTGCTCGTGCACGTGCAGGACGACTACGGCGCGGTCGGCGTCCGGCTGGAGGTCACGCACGAGGACGGCGCGGACGCGCACTCGCTGCCCGATATGGCCGTATGGCAGGGGCCGGCGCGGGCATTCGTGCGCGAGCGGGCCGTGGTGGACCTGTCGGATCTCGGTCTCGAGCCGGGCGGGCGGCTGGTCATACGGGCGGCCGCGCGCGACGCGTGCACGGTCGGCGGGCCGAACGAGGGCCGCAGCGCCCCCACGACGTTCCGCCTGGTGCGGGGACGCGAACTGCTCGCCGCGCTCCTGCTGCGACAGCTCGACCTGCGGCGGGATCTGGAGGACTACCTCTCCGAACAGCGCCGCCTGCTCCGGGACGTGCCGGCGGCCGGAGCGCTCGCGCGCCGCCAGAGTGCGCTCGGCGGGCTGCTGGGCCTTGTGGGCGACGCGTATGCGGACGTCCTGGCGCAGATGCTCAACAACGGCATCCTGACCGACGCCGACCACGCCGCGCGTTCCGCCGCCGTCGTGGCGCCGCTCAGGCGCCTGGCGGCACCCGGCGGGGCCGTGGCGCTGGCGGCCGATGCGCTGGGCCGGGCCGACACGCCGGCGGCCGCGCAGGCGATGGGCGAAATCGCGGCGCAACTGGACGCCGTGCGCACGCGCATGCTGCTCATGGAAGGGTACGCATCCGTGCTCACGTCCGTGGAGGAACTCGCCGAATCCCAGGCCGACCTGCTGCGCCGCACGCGCGCCGAGCAGGCGCGTGCCCTGGAATCCCTGTGGGACGAATGA
- the ftsY gene encoding signal recognition particle-docking protein FtsY yields the protein MSLLNPFKRKKPDSPEAATPAGAAAPSSAEAPTEPRNGLFGRLRSSLARTRQKVTGSLLSVLAIRRPLDEAVIEEIEEQLYVADVGPKTVARLCRELRAAHKEGRVTQSNQVAEFLAGLIKDELRRWDTELRLPETGPAVLMVVGVNGSGKTTSIAKLAQRFVRQGRRVLLAASDTFRAAAVEQLCIWAERVGADIVKNESADPAAVAFDAAEKALAGGYDVLIIDTAGRLHTRSNLMMELEKVRRVVAGKVPGAPHETLLVLDATTGQNAVSQALRFNEHIPLTGLVLAKLDGTAKGGIVFGMRDQIDLPVKFIGIGERADDLVPFDADRFVDALFE from the coding sequence ATGTCGCTGTTGAACCCGTTCAAGCGCAAGAAGCCGGACAGCCCTGAGGCCGCGACCCCTGCTGGCGCCGCCGCCCCGTCGTCGGCCGAGGCCCCCACCGAGCCGCGCAACGGCCTGTTCGGACGGCTCCGCAGCAGCCTGGCGCGCACGCGTCAGAAGGTGACCGGCAGCCTGCTGAGCGTGCTGGCCATCCGCCGGCCGCTCGACGAGGCCGTGATCGAGGAGATCGAGGAGCAGCTCTACGTGGCCGACGTCGGCCCCAAGACCGTCGCCCGGCTCTGCCGGGAGCTGCGCGCGGCGCACAAGGAGGGCCGAGTCACGCAATCGAACCAGGTCGCCGAGTTCCTGGCCGGCCTGATCAAGGACGAGCTGCGCCGGTGGGACACCGAGCTGCGTCTGCCGGAGACCGGCCCGGCCGTCCTCATGGTCGTGGGCGTGAACGGGTCCGGCAAGACGACGAGCATCGCCAAGCTGGCGCAGCGGTTCGTCCGCCAGGGCCGGCGGGTTCTGCTGGCCGCCAGCGACACGTTCCGGGCGGCGGCCGTCGAGCAGCTCTGCATCTGGGCCGAGCGCGTCGGGGCCGACATCGTGAAGAACGAGAGCGCGGACCCGGCCGCCGTGGCCTTTGACGCGGCCGAGAAGGCGCTGGCCGGCGGCTACGACGTGCTGATCATCGACACGGCAGGCCGGCTGCACACGCGCAGCAACCTGATGATGGAACTGGAGAAGGTCCGGCGGGTCGTGGCGGGCAAGGTGCCGGGCGCCCCGCACGAGACGCTCCTGGTGCTGGACGCCACCACCGGTCAGAACGCCGTCAGCCAGGCGTTGCGGTTCAACGAACACATCCCGCTGACCGGCCTCGTGCTGGCCAAGCTGGACGGCACGGCCAAGGGCGGCATCGTGTTCGGCATGCGGGACCAGATCGACCTGCCTGTGAAGTTCATCGGCATCGGCGAACGGGCCGACGACCTGGTGCCCTTCGACGCCGACCGATTTGTGGACGCACTTTTCGAATGA